In Nonomuraea sp. NBC_00507, the following are encoded in one genomic region:
- a CDS encoding DUF937 domain-containing protein gives MTLHDELLEQLGEPGVEQVAGMLGTGPAQARDVVQAVSGIIVGGLARNAQHPDGAEALRGALEDHVDADPFNGDVASLTRDGHGILGHVLGGQGTEQAAAGLARLAGIDTGAVMKLLPLIAPMVMFLLADRAARHDMDARDVARELERERAAVPGGLGEALDGLLSNIFGSAVPGWPYVGRELATDMSYGAYGELEPGPSREPEQGHPTPGRSNSDW, from the coding sequence GTGACGCTGCACGACGAGCTTCTCGAGCAGCTCGGAGAGCCGGGTGTTGAACAGGTCGCCGGAATGCTCGGCACCGGCCCGGCCCAGGCCCGCGACGTCGTCCAGGCCGTGAGCGGCATCATCGTCGGCGGCCTTGCCCGCAACGCCCAGCACCCGGACGGCGCCGAGGCGCTGCGCGGGGCGTTGGAAGACCACGTGGACGCCGACCCGTTCAACGGCGACGTGGCCTCGCTGACCCGAGACGGGCACGGCATCCTCGGGCACGTCCTCGGCGGCCAGGGCACCGAGCAGGCCGCGGCCGGGTTGGCGCGGCTCGCCGGGATCGACACCGGCGCCGTCATGAAGCTGCTGCCGCTCATCGCCCCCATGGTGATGTTCCTGCTGGCCGACCGGGCGGCGCGCCACGACATGGACGCCAGGGACGTGGCCCGCGAGCTGGAGCGGGAGCGGGCGGCGGTGCCCGGCGGCCTGGGGGAGGCGCTCGACGGGCTGCTATCGAACATCTTCGGCAGCGCCGTGCCGGGCTGGCCGTACGTGGGAAGGGAGCTCGCGACGGACATGTCGTACGGGGCGTACGGCGAACTGGAGCCGGGACCCTCGCGCGAGCCGGAGCAGGGGCACCCCACCCCGGGCAGGTCGAACTCCGACTGGTGA
- a CDS encoding nucleoside triphosphate pyrophosphatase, protein MIVLASASAARLALLRSAGLDPKVIVSGVDEDAYTAHSPAALSLMLAKAKAEAVASGLDEGLVIGCDSILELDGRPYGKPASEEEVVQRWRLMRGRTGRLVTGHCLIDVATGRQVAEVASTVVRFGQPSDEEIAAYAATGEPLNLAGAFSIEGRGGWFVEGIEGDHGNVLGISLPLLRDLFAELGYAVTAFWR, encoded by the coding sequence GTGATCGTTCTGGCCTCAGCTTCCGCCGCCCGCCTGGCCCTCCTGCGCAGTGCCGGCCTCGACCCCAAAGTGATCGTCAGCGGGGTCGACGAGGACGCCTACACCGCGCACAGCCCTGCCGCGCTCAGCCTGATGCTGGCCAAGGCGAAGGCGGAGGCCGTGGCGAGCGGGCTCGACGAGGGGCTGGTCATCGGCTGCGACTCGATCCTCGAGCTCGACGGCCGCCCCTACGGCAAGCCGGCCTCCGAGGAGGAGGTCGTGCAGCGGTGGCGGCTGATGCGTGGCCGCACCGGCCGCCTCGTGACGGGCCACTGCCTGATCGACGTCGCGACCGGGCGGCAGGTCGCGGAGGTGGCCAGCACCGTGGTCCGCTTCGGCCAGCCGTCCGACGAGGAGATCGCCGCTTACGCCGCCACCGGCGAGCCGCTCAACCTGGCCGGGGCGTTCAGCATCGAAGGGCGCGGGGGGTGGTTCGTCGAGGGCATCGAGGGCGACCACGGCAACGTGCTCGGCATCTCGTTGCCGCTGCTTCGTGACCTGTTCGCGGAGCTGGGCTACGCGGTGACCGCCTTCTGGCGTTAG
- a CDS encoding EI24 domain-containing protein gives MRSLRDFTSGVGFFLQGFGWVARNGRWWAFGLIPALIAFSVYAVALIFLGTNASDLAAFVTPFADSWSWREVFRALVGIMLFLGGLALAVVTFAAVTLAIGEPFYEKLSSAVDALEHETEQPFWRTLPRSIRDSLVTLFYVLLFTVPLFILGFVPVIGQTVVPVLGAAVSGFFLTVELTTLALERRGMVRKQRFALLRANKASALGFGVAVFLLFLVPFVAVIAMPAAVAGAALLVRDRLVPAQSGPHGPATPA, from the coding sequence ATGCGATCACTGCGTGACTTCACCTCTGGCGTCGGGTTCTTCCTCCAGGGGTTCGGGTGGGTGGCCAGGAATGGGCGGTGGTGGGCCTTCGGGCTGATCCCGGCGCTGATCGCGTTCTCCGTGTACGCAGTGGCGCTGATCTTCCTCGGCACCAACGCCAGTGATCTGGCTGCGTTCGTGACGCCGTTCGCGGACTCGTGGAGCTGGCGTGAGGTGTTCCGCGCGCTGGTGGGGATTATGTTGTTCCTCGGAGGGCTGGCGCTGGCGGTGGTGACGTTCGCGGCGGTCACCCTGGCGATCGGGGAGCCGTTCTACGAGAAGTTGTCATCGGCGGTGGACGCGCTCGAGCACGAGACCGAGCAGCCGTTCTGGCGTACGCTGCCGCGCTCGATTAGGGACAGCCTGGTGACGCTGTTCTATGTGCTGCTGTTCACGGTGCCGCTGTTCATCCTGGGCTTCGTGCCCGTCATCGGGCAGACTGTGGTGCCGGTGCTGGGGGCCGCTGTGTCAGGATTTTTCCTGACAGTTGAGCTCACCACGCTTGCTCTGGAGCGGCGGGGCATGGTCCGCAAGCAGCGGTTCGCGCTGCTGCGTGCCAACAAGGCGAGTGCTCTGGGGTTCGGCGTGGCGGTGTTCCTGCTGTTCCTGGTGCCATTCGTCGCAGTGATCGCGATGCCGGCCGCGGTAGCGGGCGCCGCGCTCCTCGTACGCGACCGGCTGGTTCCCGCCCAGTCCGGACCCCACGGACCTGCCACTCCCGCGTAA
- a CDS encoding DUF4192 domain-containing protein has product MTTNTSPSASSASPSFSGSCLTLTSPADILAAVPYLVGFHPSDSLVIIGLDRGQAKMVVRWGLPLPPDALAPLPPLLDREGVTQVVIIGYGAGDVVTPVVDEARLLAAKAEVHVGEALRAHEGRYWSYVCDLPACCPAEGTPYDPSTSQIAAEATVRGLVALPDREALERTVAPVTGPVRMAMRRATADAIAELRSRLAAGADLDAFARHYVAEGLARVRSALTTHAEGGRLRDEEAARLGLDLAITRVRDEAWTLMRDSHASLWKDLTRRLEPRFIPPAASLLAMAAWRAGNSVQATIALERALTIDPAYSMANLLMHAVQNLLSPAIMRDRMPTPAELDAAMGRAHAGWLLPLVNLLDEEDPPIPPE; this is encoded by the coding sequence ATGACGACCAACACCTCCCCGTCCGCCTCCTCTGCTTCCCCGTCCTTTTCCGGGTCGTGCCTCACCCTCACCAGCCCCGCCGACATCCTGGCCGCCGTCCCCTACCTTGTCGGCTTCCACCCGAGCGACAGCCTCGTCATCATCGGGCTCGACCGCGGCCAGGCCAAGATGGTGGTCAGGTGGGGTCTGCCGCTCCCACCGGACGCGCTCGCCCCACTGCCGCCCCTGCTCGACCGAGAGGGCGTCACCCAGGTCGTCATCATCGGCTACGGCGCAGGAGACGTGGTCACGCCCGTAGTGGACGAGGCCAGGCTCCTGGCGGCCAAGGCCGAGGTCCACGTTGGTGAGGCACTGCGGGCCCATGAGGGCCGCTACTGGTCATACGTCTGCGATCTGCCGGCGTGCTGCCCGGCGGAGGGCACGCCCTACGACCCTTCGACGAGCCAGATCGCAGCCGAGGCGACTGTGCGGGGTCTGGTCGCCCTTCCTGACCGCGAGGCCCTGGAGCGCACCGTAGCGCCCGTCACGGGCCCCGTACGGATGGCGATGCGCCGCGCCACGGCCGACGCGATCGCGGAGCTCAGGTCCAGACTGGCGGCCGGCGCGGACCTCGACGCCTTCGCCCGGCACTACGTGGCGGAAGGGCTGGCACGCGTCCGATCGGCGCTGACCACGCACGCCGAGGGCGGCCGACTGCGCGACGAGGAAGCGGCGAGGCTGGGCCTCGACCTCGCGATCACCAGGGTTCGCGACGAGGCGTGGACGCTCATGCGCGATTCCCATGCCTCGCTGTGGAAAGACCTGACCCGCAGGCTCGAGCCCCGTTTCATCCCGCCTGCCGCGTCCCTGCTGGCCATGGCGGCCTGGCGGGCGGGAAACAGCGTGCAGGCCACCATCGCCCTCGAACGCGCTCTGACCATCGACCCCGCCTACTCGATGGCGAATCTCCTCATGCACGCGGTCCAAAACCTGCTGTCCCCGGCCATCATGCGAGACCGCATGCCCACCCCTGCCGAGCTCGACGCGGCCATGGGCCGCGCGCACGCAGGCTGGCTCCTCCCACTGGTCAACCTCCTGGACGAGGAAGACCCGCCCATCCCACCCGAATGA
- a CDS encoding DUF5994 family protein — translation MTTLLSPSTSSNPVTADAPTAHSAPRLSLNPLIDRRGTVDGAWWPRTRDAAAELPTLISAVDQRLGRAVLRVGLYQDAWDHIPRRIPARGRHVRVGWFRSADPHLITLSIAGTAPISLLVIPPGTANDPAAAALTLATAGTVGVRPADILHPAAPDEGIPGRDGSAAWENEGGRVADLVPARPAAT, via the coding sequence ATGACAACGCTTCTCTCCCCGTCCACATCGTCAAACCCCGTTACCGCTGACGCCCCCACGGCCCATTCCGCGCCCAGGCTCAGCCTGAACCCCCTCATTGACCGGAGAGGCACCGTCGACGGGGCGTGGTGGCCCCGCACCCGCGACGCCGCCGCCGAACTGCCCACCCTCATCTCCGCCGTCGACCAGCGGCTCGGCAGGGCCGTCCTGCGTGTGGGCCTGTATCAGGACGCGTGGGATCACATCCCACGCCGCATCCCGGCCCGCGGTCGCCACGTCAGAGTGGGCTGGTTCCGCAGCGCGGACCCGCACTTGATCACCCTGAGCATCGCGGGAACCGCGCCCATCAGTCTGCTGGTCATTCCCCCCGGCACCGCAAACGATCCGGCCGCGGCAGCCCTCACGCTTGCCACCGCAGGCACGGTCGGCGTCCGTCCTGCTGACATCCTCCACCCTGCGGCTCCGGACGAGGGCATACCCGGCCGCGACGGCTCAGCCGCATGGGAGAACGAGGGCGGCCGCGTCGCCGATCTCGTGCCCGCACGGCCCGCCGCCACCTGA
- a CDS encoding universal stress protein yields the protein MIEDVQRAHPVDALASVSAMADLVVMGSQGRGAIGTVMLGSVTLGVLHHARSSVAVVRP from the coding sequence GTGATCGAGGACGTCCAGCGCGCCCACCCTGTCGACGCTCTCGCCAGCGTTTCCGCTATGGCGGATCTGGTCGTCATGGGCTCCCAGGGCCGAGGGGCGATCGGCACCGTGATGCTTGGATCCGTTACCCTCGGCGTTCTGCACCACGCGCGCAGCTCCGTCGCGGTGGTACGGCCATAA